The proteins below come from a single Aegilops tauschii subsp. strangulata cultivar AL8/78 chromosome 6, Aet v6.0, whole genome shotgun sequence genomic window:
- the LOC109787272 gene encoding F-box/LRR-repeat/kelch-repeat protein At1g09650-like: protein MILEEDGSSYFYVWQPGGSPPTKRMPHKFHRPAPLTRPLHGLVLICCPSTGYHVCNPSTGETLDLPDTALPAKMNNRLPFYHRRVAYGLGYYSTTDEYKVVRLFSSTYKGNNLTFCEVFDLGGAPYWRPIAGRPPACILDENPGIFLDECVHFLCRGGRIISFDVRSETFGVVEPPPNTWHASVRMTELDGCLCVYHENIGHRHGPYHIWVLRDYAKQQRRWEQLCRIDPMAWQESDRKQLRSSWIAPLVMYDGDSG from the coding sequence ATGATATTAGAGGAAGATGGATCATCGTACTTCTACGTCTGGCAGCCCGGCGGCTCACCGCCCACGAAGCGCATGCCACACAAGTTCCACCGGCCGGCTCCTCTTACCAGGCCCCTCCATGGCCTCGTCCTCATCTGCTGCCCTAGCACCGGCTATCATGTCTGCAACCCTTCTACCGGTGAAACCCTCGATCTCCCCGACACCGCCCTGCCAGCGAAGATGAACAACCGTCTACCCTTCTACCACCGGCGCGTGGCATACGGTCTCGGTTACTATTCGACTACCGACGAGTACAAGGTGGTGCGCCTATTCAGCAGCACCTACAAAGGCAACAACCTGACCTTCTGTGAGGTCTTCGACCTCGGTGGTGCACCATACTGGAGGCCTATTGCTGGAAGGCCTCCCGCGTGCATCTTGGATGAGAACCCGGGCATCTTCCTCGACGAGTGTGTGCACTTCCTTTGCCGTGGTGGTCGCATCATCTCTTTCGATGTTAGAAGCGAGACCTTCGGCGTAGTGGAGCCACCACCTAATACATGGCATGCTTCGGTCAGAATGACTGAGCTAGACGGGTGCTTATGCGTCTACCACGAAAATATTGGTCACCGTCATGGCCCATACCATATATGGGTGCTAAGGGATTACGCGAAACAACAACGACGGTGGGAGCAGCTTTGTCGCATTGATCCGATGGCTTGGCAAGAATCTGATCGGAAGCAGCTACGGTCCTCCTGGATAGCTCCACTTGTCATGTACGATGGAGACAGCGGATAG